The following are from one region of the Acanthopagrus latus isolate v.2019 chromosome 2, fAcaLat1.1, whole genome shotgun sequence genome:
- the LOC119007665 gene encoding olfactory receptor 11A1-like produces MLNSTSSTLSYFILGAYLHVGNLRYLYFMLTALLYIVIVFVNISLIVVICMNRSLHEPMYMFLCSLFVNELYGSSGLFPFLLTQILSDIHTVSASFCFLQIFCLYTYASIELCNFVVMSYDRYLAICCPLQYNTRMSLNKVFIFIIAVWLYSFVKFLITLSLALCLTLCGNIIDSLYCRNYLIVKLACSDTRVNNIYGLFAVVLSVIVPLFPIIFSYMKILHICFSGSKQTRQKAVSTCTPHLVSLLNFSFGCFFEIIQTRLDMNSVPSVLRIVLSLYFVIIQPLLNPIMYGLQMSKIRNTCKILCCYKMLTIHRDLTLT; encoded by the coding sequence ATGTTAAATTCAACTTCATCAactttgtcttattttattctTGGAGCTTATCTGCATGTTGGAAACTTAAGATACCTGTATTTTATGTTAACAGCTTTACTTTacattgttattgtgtttgtcaACATTTCCCTCATCGTGGTTATCTGTATGAACAGGAGCTTACATGAACCTATGTACATGTTCCTGTGcagtctgtttgtaaatgaactgTATGGTAGTTCAGGGTTGTTTCCGTTCCTTCTGACTCAGATTCtctctgacattcacactgtttctgcttcattttgtttcctgcagattttctgtttgtatacatATGCAAGTATAGAATTGTGTAATTTCGTCGTCATGTCTTATGACAGATATCTTGCTATCTGTTGTCCTCTGCAATATAATACACGCATGTCATTAAACAAGGTGTTTATCTTTATAATTGCAGTATGGTTGTATTCGTTTGTGAAATTCTTGATTACTTTATCGTTAGCATTATGTTTGACACTGTGTGGAAACATTATAGACAGTTTGTACTGTCGTAACTACTTAATTGTCAAGTTGGCCTGTTCGGACACTAGAGTGAATAACATCTATGGATTGTTTGCTGTTGTTCTCTCTGTTATTGTCCCTTTGTTTCCAATCATTTTCTCTTACATGAAAATtctccacatttgtttttctggttcCAAACAGACGAGACAGAAAGCTGTCAGTACCTGCACACCTCACCTCGTGTCTCTTCTGAATTTTTCTTTTGGGTGTTTCTTTGAAATAATTCAGACCAGACTTGATATGAACAGTGTTCCCAGTGTGCTGCGAATTGTTCTGTCTCTGTATTTTGTAATCATTCAGCCACTCTTGAATCCGATCATGTACGGACTGCAAATGTCCAAAATACGAAATACATGCAAAATTCTCTGCTGTTATAAAATGTTGACTATTCACAGAGATCTGACGTTAACATAA